A region of the Candidatus Hydrogenedentota bacterium genome:
ACTATCTGCCACGCAAACAATTGCAAAGAATCGAAAACTGGGGATCACTCAGGTTCATCCCGGTTTACGGCTACCTACGTTCAGGGGCAGCACAGCTTTCCAGGACGGAAACTACCAACCACGAATGGACACGAATTTACGAGCCGTGGCTAAGCCGGTAAGGCCGAAAAAGACGCTCGAACCGGATGAGCCGACGTGGGAACTCCGGTTACCAGGCTCCCCGTTCCCGCAGCACGCATTCTACCCGCCCGAGCAACTGTCCCGCCCGGGCCCGATTGGTGTGGTACTGGAGAAAGTGGCGACGGCCCACCTCCGCGATGGCCTGAACTTCTTCCGGCCGGTTCAGATAGTAGTCCACCTTTTCCACGAGTTCTTGCAGGTCTCCGAAGAAAGCGGCGTGAACGCCGTCTTCGAAATTATGGGGGATGTGAATGGGGAGCCGGTCGCTCAGGAGCATGCAGCCCTGCGCGGGCAACTCCCAGTAACGGACGGTGTCAAAACCCATGCCAAAGCAGTTGAGGCCGATACGGCTGTCGCGGATCCGGGCCTGGTAGGCTTCCTGCTCAAATTGGGTGCTCAGATTCCATCCATAGCGCTCCTCCAGTGTTTCCAGGTATAAACGCCGCTGGCCGAATCTGCGATGACCCGCCCAGAAGAAATCGTGGGAACGGCGGCCCACAGGCGCCCGCAGCCCGAGCGACTCCGAATAGGCGAAGGGCATGGGCCAGGTATTGGGCCCATAGGCTACGCATCGGTGCATCTCCCGCTTGAAGTAACCGGCAAACTCGGGCAGGCCGAGGCGCTGCTGGACCCGGTAGCGAAAGTTCCCCATTTCGTCCAGACCGTCCATGAGAAAGACCGGACAATCGCCCCGGGCGTCGAGGATGTCCCGCACCTCCTCCGGGGGCAGGCTGCCCTCCACATCGCCAAAGAGGATAAAGTCAAAGGCCCTTTGGCGCAGGGCGTCGCAGATGCTTTGCAGGGTTTCTCCGGTGCCAAGGCGGTTGAAGCGGCAGGGATAGTGGCGGTGTTCGGGTGTCTCTCCGCCGTGAAGCGTGGCCTTCCAGGGGTAGTCGATCACATTTTCGTCCCCCAGGCACGCACACAGCCCGTCATAGAGCACATCGAGACCGTAGTGCGGTCGGGGATGAAGCAGGTAGAGCACGCGGAAGGGGCGGGTTCCGTCCCAGGCCGGAACCGTTGCGAAAGGGTTGGCGGTTGAACCGGACATGGCGCCAGGACATTCACGGCGGCGGCTCACCACCTCCGATGGGGCCACATGCGCGGCGGTTCGGAGCATCCGCCCGGCCATTTCCGGGTCGCCGGCACGGTCCCAGCATTCCGCCATGGCGATGCCGGGCGCTGGATTTCGGGGATCCGCGTCGGAGAGCTGGTAGAACTCGCTCAGGGCGCGGGTGAGCAGGTTGGATTGGTCATGCCCCTGAACGACGCGGATCCATTCCGCCAGCACTTCGAGCCTGGCAAGCCCCACTGTGGTTCTGGACGCGGGATTGACCAGATAGGGCTGCGGGATCTGCTCCAACACGTGGTACGCCGCTTCGGGCCGGGCGGCCTCCAGCAGTTCTCTCGCATGCTGGACTGGATTGTAGGCGGCGGTAACGGCCGCAATCAGAAGACCTCGATGGGTTCCGTCCGGGGTCTGAGGGTCTTCGAGGGGCCAACGCTGATACACAAAAAAGCCGCGCCGCCCGAGCTCCGCCACAAGATCGCGTTCGAGCTCCTCGATGGACTGGGTGCCGGGTTCCGCGAAGGCGGGCTCTCCGAAGAGTGCGTATACCAGCCCCTGCACCCGAAGCTTCGGGGCCAGTTGCTCCAGCCAGTCCAGTGCTTCGGCCGACGACGATTCGATACTGGAAAGGAGCAGCGCATCGAGACCGCCTTCCGGCAGGGTCGATATCTCTTCGGGCGTGCGGACGACGGCATCCAGCAACTGTTCGGCTACCCGGGCGAGGCGCAATCGCCTGACGGCCCCGATCACCTGCGCCCCGG
Encoded here:
- a CDS encoding glycosyltransferase family 1 protein — encoded protein: MLDDLLKYVPNHLHPAYLGLLANIPDHMVRVAVAGESCAATGYLLKKRPGAQVIGAVRRLRLARVAEQLLDAVVRTPEEISTLPEGGLDALLLSSIESSSAEALDWLEQLAPKLRVQGLVYALFGEPAFAEPGTQSIEELERDLVAELGRRGFFVYQRWPLEDPQTPDGTHRGLLIAAVTAAYNPVQHARELLEAARPEAAYHVLEQIPQPYLVNPASRTTVGLARLEVLAEWIRVVQGHDQSNLLTRALSEFYQLSDADPRNPAPGIAMAECWDRAGDPEMAGRMLRTAAHVAPSEVVSRRRECPGAMSGSTANPFATVPAWDGTRPFRVLYLLHPRPHYGLDVLYDGLCACLGDENVIDYPWKATLHGGETPEHRHYPCRFNRLGTGETLQSICDALRQRAFDFILFGDVEGSLPPEEVRDILDARGDCPVFLMDGLDEMGNFRYRVQQRLGLPEFAGYFKREMHRCVAYGPNTWPMPFAYSESLGLRAPVGRRSHDFFWAGHRRFGQRRLYLETLEERYGWNLSTQFEQEAYQARIRDSRIGLNCFGMGFDTVRYWELPAQGCMLLSDRLPIHIPHNFEDGVHAAFFGDLQELVEKVDYYLNRPEEVQAIAEVGRRHFLQYHTNRARAGQLLGRVECVLRERGAW